In Maridesulfovibrio sp., the following proteins share a genomic window:
- a CDS encoding cache domain-containing protein → MKSIVSTLSRNTLALCFSTIFIFGGLTVYFMVSDFQKKNAEAETIIFGGVEDQLIKEVTRIKHSIEFTQNNNQRNSIKNIKFAVTEAHNLANYIYKKYKTTMSPAEAQDLIKETLKSLVFDFSDSYIFIVSMDGKAILNPGRPSLEQTNVLNLKTKDNKFLIRDMIRLIKNQKEGYIEYTWPRTGGKSTLLQKISYIKLLEPLNWIIGTGVYKSTIVNRTKKEILLRLAQDYQQDDKITIGTLNGEPLLGKVQGVNTLNTNTSGGVFITTDLIRAAKNGGGFVTYKTPSYSQNMRSYKKMSYSSAIPQWGWFVACGIDIGKLELKLAERKKELFEALMLNTGGVTIIVVLISLSSIYISGRFKRILTNNFNYFENFFRKGNAESLKIDRSKISFSEFDILAELANNMIDSRESAKRELLKSEITYREIFNSTKDAIGVMDLQKRTFTDVNQAFLDFFDMDRNEAIGMSPEAISFNSPPYDNKYVAELFTKALSGKSVHFEWMVKKSTGEPFWTDNLARVASIGGKKKLIIVMRDVTERRRMQKTMVQTEKMMSVGGLAAGMAHEINNPLGVIMQVTQNIIRRTSPTLKNNLPVAEKCGIDLNNLRNYMDKRGITEYLHSIQDAGTRAASIVKSMLDFSRKSNLAKSSGTIEPVIETAISLAGNDYDFRKKYDFKKINIVRDFNSSPIFNFTEMEICQVILNLIKNAAQAIAEEKNAHKIPTITIRTSSDENFVRIEIEDNGPGIDETSLKRIFEPFYSTKNIDIGTGLGLSVSNFIVTHNHGGTITVDSTPGEGSRFTISLPILT, encoded by the coding sequence ATGAAAAGTATTGTCTCTACCTTATCACGGAACACTCTTGCCCTATGCTTCTCAACTATTTTTATTTTCGGAGGTCTGACTGTTTACTTCATGGTTTCAGATTTCCAAAAGAAAAACGCCGAAGCAGAGACCATCATCTTTGGCGGGGTGGAAGATCAGCTGATCAAAGAAGTCACACGCATAAAACACTCTATCGAATTCACCCAGAACAACAATCAGCGCAACAGCATTAAAAATATTAAATTTGCGGTGACCGAGGCCCACAATCTGGCGAATTACATTTATAAAAAATATAAAACAACCATGTCTCCAGCTGAGGCACAGGATCTGATCAAGGAAACCCTGAAATCATTGGTCTTCGATTTCTCTGATTCATATATTTTCATTGTCTCAATGGATGGCAAGGCTATTTTAAACCCGGGTAGGCCGTCTCTTGAACAAACAAATGTTCTGAATCTCAAAACAAAGGACAACAAATTCCTGATTCGGGATATGATCAGACTCATAAAGAACCAAAAAGAGGGGTACATTGAATACACATGGCCGCGTACAGGCGGTAAAAGCACCCTGCTGCAAAAGATCTCGTACATTAAGCTTCTTGAACCCCTGAACTGGATAATCGGTACGGGAGTATACAAGTCCACAATTGTTAATAGAACAAAGAAAGAAATTCTGCTTCGACTGGCGCAGGATTACCAGCAGGACGACAAAATAACCATAGGAACTCTCAATGGAGAGCCTCTGCTAGGCAAAGTGCAAGGCGTAAACACACTTAATACCAACACCTCAGGGGGTGTATTCATTACTACTGACCTGATCCGGGCAGCCAAAAACGGCGGAGGCTTCGTAACATATAAAACACCGTCGTACAGCCAAAACATGCGGTCCTACAAAAAAATGAGCTACAGTTCCGCTATTCCCCAATGGGGATGGTTTGTGGCCTGCGGCATAGATATAGGAAAACTGGAGCTGAAACTTGCCGAAAGAAAAAAAGAATTGTTCGAAGCACTGATGCTTAATACCGGCGGAGTAACAATTATTGTTGTCCTTATTTCTTTGTCCAGCATTTATATTTCAGGAAGATTCAAGCGAATACTCACCAACAATTTTAATTACTTTGAAAACTTTTTCCGCAAAGGAAACGCAGAAAGCTTAAAAATAGATCGCTCAAAAATCAGTTTCAGCGAATTTGATATCTTGGCAGAACTGGCCAATAACATGATCGACAGCAGGGAATCAGCCAAAAGAGAATTACTCAAATCTGAAATAACTTACCGGGAAATTTTCAACTCCACCAAAGATGCAATCGGTGTAATGGATTTGCAAAAACGCACATTCACTGATGTAAATCAGGCCTTTCTTGATTTCTTTGATATGGACCGTAACGAGGCAATAGGCATGAGTCCCGAAGCCATCAGCTTTAACAGTCCTCCATATGATAATAAATACGTAGCTGAATTGTTCACAAAAGCCCTTTCCGGCAAATCCGTTCACTTCGAATGGATGGTAAAAAAAAGTACTGGAGAACCATTCTGGACTGATAATCTGGCAAGAGTCGCTTCCATTGGCGGAAAGAAAAAACTGATTATCGTAATGCGGGATGTGACCGAAAGACGCCGGATGCAAAAAACAATGGTCCAAACCGAAAAAATGATGTCCGTGGGAGGGCTTGCCGCTGGCATGGCCCATGAAATCAACAATCCGCTTGGCGTCATAATGCAAGTTACCCAGAACATCATCCGGCGTACATCTCCAACACTTAAGAACAACCTTCCGGTTGCTGAAAAATGCGGCATAGACCTCAACAATCTGCGTAACTACATGGATAAACGCGGAATAACAGAATACCTGCACAGTATTCAGGATGCCGGAACCCGGGCAGCGTCAATTGTAAAATCAATGCTCGACTTCAGCCGTAAAAGCAACTTAGCCAAATCTTCGGGGACCATTGAGCCGGTAATTGAAACCGCCATCTCGCTGGCTGGAAACGATTATGACTTCAGGAAAAAGTATGACTTCAAAAAAATAAATATTGTCCGGGATTTCAATTCATCACCAATATTCAATTTCACCGAAATGGAGATCTGCCAGGTAATACTTAATCTCATCAAAAACGCTGCACAGGCCATTGCAGAAGAAAAAAACGCCCACAAAATACCTACGATAACCATTAGAACATCGTCTGATGAGAATTTCGTACGTATAGAAATTGAAGATAACGGTCCGGGAATTGATGAAACAAGCCTTAAAAGAATTTTCGAGCCGTTTTATTCTACCAAAAACATAGACATTGGAACCGGCTTGGGTCTTTCAGTATCCAATTTCATCGTGACCCATAACCATGGTGGGACAATAACGGTAGACTCCACCCCCGGAGAAGGGAGCAGGTTCACCATATCATTACCGATATTGACATAA
- a CDS encoding TetR/AcrR family transcriptional regulator, with translation MTKKERILLAAQEQFGEHGYTDTTLKMVADHAGVASGLVSHYYGNKDNLFLEAGGELIDQMLGVLTDKANKGGNGLEALGIFVQAYFDFTESHRTTFPTLLRSSPFSDEYPHLDRTHIAAKFKRLIDRIDEYIKQGIEDGSVLDVPLPQTSYLVYGHIIGAVRTQFLTPFQIDNLFKEACLFITRSLAKS, from the coding sequence ATGACCAAGAAAGAAAGAATCCTGCTGGCCGCACAAGAACAATTCGGAGAACATGGCTACACTGATACAACACTAAAAATGGTTGCCGACCATGCGGGAGTAGCTTCTGGACTGGTATCGCACTACTACGGAAACAAGGACAATCTCTTTCTTGAGGCAGGCGGAGAACTAATCGACCAAATGCTGGGAGTGCTTACAGATAAGGCAAACAAGGGTGGGAATGGACTTGAGGCTCTTGGAATTTTCGTACAGGCATATTTTGATTTCACTGAAAGTCACCGGACCACATTCCCGACCCTACTGCGCAGCTCACCCTTCAGCGACGAATATCCCCACCTTGACCGCACCCACATCGCAGCTAAATTTAAAAGACTGATTGACCGCATTGATGAATACATCAAACAGGGGATAGAGGACGGCTCAGTCCTTGATGTGCCCTTGCCGCAAACATCTTATCTTGTTTACGGGCACATAATCGGAGCAGTCCGCACTCAATTTTTAACACCTTTCCAGATTGACAATCTCTTCAAAGAAGCATGCCTATTTATAACCCGAAGCTTAGCCAAATCCTGA
- a CDS encoding MFS transporter, giving the protein MPIYNPKLSQILTKFNMPMLMVAVFAASMGTGVFTFTLPLMNLDEKAGGMWLGTGFAGYFLAKLLIAPLSGSFADRHGSAKPLLYACGAAILLPLLYVLFPTIETLYAIQFILGLCAGTIRTVSMAAIGAGMESDKLSSRFAILSAVMNSSFLLGPLLGGLLYIDKDYLPVLGTMSAFMGLAFIIFTFSTRHMPTRTTEKKDEAHNSTGTSHYISIMTALFGRGMGIGSLIAFYPVLLTSSLQLSPGSTAIFFCMPSLTTVLLLPIFGKLLAGFDRRLTTSAGMLTSALALYILGGCSTASGFLCGGILSGIGAAVSMPASMAVCSELGSAKGKNLGYANMAANLGFITGPLFCGFMVSSSGHVGTPFKLTAIAGAMAAVHLIYEGVSGRGFKKSALTISALTFIGLLMLIPQNLQQNTHKDFFRYSDVAMGTVVNLTIPETDSRTEKIAKEAVSIMHRLQKDLDHRNKLGSIGQVNHEAGKKWVHVSNKTLQTIKRGLDISAKSGGSFDITIGAITTTPFYYALDKSRFAGHKELINYRLLKIDPEQTKVFLPKKGMAIDLGGLAKGTIIDAAADYLKSSGIRTGMVEAGGDFMVFGDRDWSIGIRNPRGDGIIGHIMVKDKAVCGSGDYYQFIIPISKEDKTRKHHIFDPALLQSSSESIATTTVAPDAETADALATTVFIMGPEKGNKFMEEHFPDCSAMWILPDMSIVTTKNFPKIITH; this is encoded by the coding sequence ATGCCTATTTATAACCCGAAGCTTAGCCAAATCCTGACCAAATTCAATATGCCCATGCTTATGGTGGCGGTATTTGCCGCTTCCATGGGGACCGGGGTTTTTACATTCACCCTGCCGCTGATGAACCTTGACGAAAAAGCCGGCGGCATGTGGCTTGGAACCGGTTTCGCCGGATATTTCCTCGCCAAACTGCTAATCGCACCGCTCTCCGGGAGTTTTGCTGACCGGCACGGAAGCGCGAAACCCCTACTGTATGCCTGTGGTGCAGCAATACTACTTCCACTGCTCTACGTGCTGTTTCCAACCATCGAGACTCTCTACGCAATTCAATTTATCCTCGGACTTTGCGCCGGGACAATACGGACTGTCAGCATGGCGGCAATAGGGGCCGGTATGGAAAGCGACAAGTTGTCCTCCCGCTTTGCCATACTTTCAGCAGTGATGAATTCATCGTTTCTACTTGGCCCGCTGCTGGGTGGACTATTATATATAGATAAGGACTACCTGCCCGTACTGGGAACAATGTCCGCTTTCATGGGACTGGCCTTCATCATCTTCACGTTCAGCACCCGGCATATGCCCACCCGCACTACGGAAAAAAAAGACGAAGCCCACAATTCAACAGGTACAAGCCATTACATAAGTATAATGACCGCCCTTTTCGGACGGGGAATGGGTATAGGAAGCTTGATTGCATTTTATCCGGTTCTGCTGACTTCCTCCCTGCAACTAAGCCCGGGCAGCACTGCGATATTCTTCTGTATGCCCAGCCTGACAACTGTGCTTCTGCTCCCTATTTTCGGGAAACTTCTGGCCGGATTCGATCGGCGTCTGACCACATCTGCCGGGATGCTCACCAGTGCACTCGCTCTATACATATTGGGTGGATGCTCAACAGCCTCCGGTTTTCTATGCGGCGGAATACTCTCCGGGATAGGTGCAGCCGTGTCCATGCCGGCTTCCATGGCTGTCTGTTCTGAACTGGGCTCTGCCAAGGGTAAGAACCTGGGATACGCCAATATGGCCGCCAACCTCGGCTTCATTACCGGGCCTCTTTTTTGCGGTTTCATGGTCAGCAGCAGCGGTCATGTAGGCACTCCATTCAAGCTGACCGCCATTGCCGGAGCAATGGCTGCCGTGCATCTTATATATGAAGGGGTTAGTGGAAGAGGATTCAAAAAGAGTGCTCTGACCATATCAGCGCTCACATTTATCGGCCTGCTCATGCTCATCCCCCAGAACCTCCAGCAGAATACGCACAAGGATTTTTTCCGCTACAGTGATGTAGCCATGGGTACGGTAGTCAACCTGACTATCCCGGAGACAGATTCCCGCACAGAAAAAATCGCCAAAGAAGCAGTATCCATAATGCACCGACTGCAAAAGGACCTCGACCATCGCAACAAGCTCGGTTCTATAGGGCAGGTCAACCATGAGGCTGGCAAAAAATGGGTGCACGTCTCAAACAAGACGCTGCAGACTATCAAACGCGGTCTTGATATCAGTGCGAAATCAGGTGGCAGCTTTGATATTACCATCGGCGCCATCACGACTACACCGTTTTACTACGCACTGGATAAGAGCCGATTTGCCGGGCATAAAGAATTGATTAACTACCGTCTTCTTAAAATTGATCCTGAACAGACTAAAGTATTTCTCCCTAAAAAAGGAATGGCTATAGACCTCGGCGGACTTGCCAAAGGAACCATCATCGATGCCGCCGCAGATTACCTTAAATCTTCCGGCATCCGCACGGGCATGGTTGAAGCCGGTGGAGATTTTATGGTCTTCGGCGACAGAGACTGGTCTATCGGAATCCGCAATCCCCGCGGCGACGGAATAATAGGTCACATCATGGTTAAAGATAAGGCTGTTTGCGGTTCAGGTGATTATTATCAGTTCATCATCCCGATATCCAAAGAGGATAAAACAAGGAAGCACCATATTTTCGACCCTGCCCTGCTTCAATCATCATCTGAAAGCATTGCTACCACCACTGTAGCTCCTGATGCCGAGACAGCAGACGCTCTAGCCACTACAGTTTTTATCATGGGTCCGGAAAAAGGGAATAAATTCATGGAGGAACATTTCCCTGACTGCTCGGCAATGTGGATTCTCCCGGATATGTCCATTGTGACCACAAAGAACTTTCCAAAGATCATTACACATTAA